Genomic segment of Synechococcus sp. A15-28:
ATGCGGGGTTCCTTGGCGAAGGCGTTGAGGCGTCCGCCGTCTTCCGTGGTGACCTGCATGAGCCAGATGCGACTGGATGGACGTTATGAGTCCAATTGCTTATCGACCGTCAATGTGTCGCAGGCTTCATTTCACTTCATCTCTCTTCACTGAATCCGCCGGTCACAAGGCCGGCCTTGGGGGAGCTGGCGGAGGCCTCGTCGCGGCGGGGCAGGCGGCCAGAGCGATAGGCCGTGCGTCCTGCGATCACGGCCTGGCCCATGGCCTCGGCCATGGCGGCAGGGTCGCCAGCCATGGCGATGGCGCTGTTCACCAGCACGGCGTCGGCGCCCATCTCAAGGGCCTGCGCTGCCTCGCTGGGCACACCGATGCCGGCGTCCACCACCACGGGAACTGTGGCGTTCTCCACGATCAAAGCGATGTTGGCGGCGTTGTTCAGCCCCTGACCTGAGCCGATGGGCGAGCCGAGGGGCATCACCGTCGCGCAGCCAGCGTCTTCCAGGTGTTTTGCCAGCAACGGATCGGCGTTGATGTATGGCAGCACGGTGAAGCCCTCCTTCACCAGTTGTTTGGCCGCCTGCAGGGTGCCGATCGGATCCGGCAGCAGATGCCGGCTGTCGGGGATCACCTCCAGCTTCACAAAGGTGTTGTCCTCCTGGCCGGCCAGCTTCGCCAGTTCACGGCCAAGCCTGGCCACCCGCACCGCCTCTTCGGCGTTGGTGCAGCCCGCGGTGTTGGGAAGCATCCAGATGCGTGTCCAGTCGATGGCCTCCATCAATCCAGCGTGGCCGGCCGCCACGGCCTGCACACGGCGCACG
This window contains:
- a CDS encoding thiazole synthase, whose amino-acid sequence is MVPKPPSSPAQADDLIIGGRRFHSRLFTGTGKYPSMEVMQHSIERSGCDMVTVAVRRVQAVAAGHAGLMEAIDWTRIWMLPNTAGCTNAEEAVRVARLGRELAKLAGQEDNTFVKLEVIPDSRHLLPDPIGTLQAAKQLVKEGFTVLPYINADPLLAKHLEDAGCATVMPLGSPIGSGQGLNNAANIALIVENATVPVVVDAGIGVPSEAAQALEMGADAVLVNSAIAMAGDPAAMAEAMGQAVIAGRTAYRSGRLPRRDEASASSPKAGLVTGGFSEER